A single genomic interval of Ramlibacter sp. harbors:
- a CDS encoding nucleotidyltransferase family protein, with product MDGWGLPDAWLVAGCLFQTVWNLRSAQPPEAQINDYDLFYFDAGDLSEEAEQSVNRRLQAACADLPIEIEAKNQARVHTWYPACFGHPYPALRDSRDGMNRFLVRCTCVGLQSSGNGGAIELHAPHGLDDLYEGMLSPNPLCDHPALFAAKAASYRARWPWLRTCSMARDA from the coding sequence ATGGACGGCTGGGGTCTGCCGGATGCCTGGCTGGTGGCCGGGTGCCTGTTCCAGACCGTCTGGAACCTGCGCTCAGCCCAGCCGCCCGAGGCGCAGATCAACGACTACGACCTCTTCTACTTTGACGCGGGCGATCTGTCGGAGGAAGCCGAGCAATCGGTCAACCGGCGCCTGCAGGCCGCCTGCGCCGACCTGCCCATCGAGATCGAGGCCAAAAACCAGGCCCGGGTGCACACCTGGTATCCCGCCTGCTTTGGCCACCCCTACCCGGCCCTGCGCGACTCGCGAGACGGCATGAACCGCTTCCTGGTGCGCTGCACCTGCGTTGGCCTGCAAAGCAGCGGCAACGGCGGCGCGATCGAACTCCACGCGCCCCATGGGCTGGACGACCTCTACGAGGGAATGCTCTCGCCCAACCCCCTGTGCGACCACCCGGCCCTGTTCGCGGCCAAGGCCGCCAGCTACCGCGCCCGCTGGCCCTGGCTGCGCACCTGCTCCATGGCGCGCGACGCATGA
- a CDS encoding aspartate/tyrosine/aromatic aminotransferase: protein MSLFTAVEMAPRDPILGLNEQFAADANPNKVNLGVGVYYDDNGKLPLLECVQAAEKQMMEAPKARGYLPIDGIAAYDSAVKSLVFGADSEPVQSGRVATVQGLGGTGGLKIGADFLKKINPAAKVLISDPSWENHRALFTQAGFVVESYPYYDAASRGINFDGMLAALNAAPAGTIVVLHACCHNPTGYDITPAQWDQVIAAVKARQLTPFLDMAYQGFGHGIAEDGAVIGKFVAAGLEFFVSTSFSKSFSLYGERVGALSVLCHDKEECGRVLSQLKIMIRTNYSNPPIHGGTVVAMVLNTPELRALWEKELGDMRLRIKQMRIALVEKLKAAGVKQDMGFITDQIGMFSYSGLSKDQMVRLRSEFGVYGTDTGRMCVAALNSKNIDYVCECIAKVI from the coding sequence ATGTCTCTGTTCACCGCCGTCGAAATGGCCCCGCGCGACCCGATCCTGGGCCTCAACGAGCAGTTCGCCGCTGATGCCAACCCCAACAAGGTCAACCTCGGCGTGGGCGTCTACTACGACGACAACGGCAAACTCCCGCTGCTCGAATGCGTGCAGGCGGCGGAAAAACAGATGATGGAAGCCCCCAAAGCCCGCGGCTACCTGCCCATCGACGGCATAGCCGCGTACGACTCGGCCGTCAAGAGCCTGGTGTTCGGCGCCGACAGCGAGCCCGTGCAGTCGGGCCGCGTGGCCACGGTGCAGGGCCTGGGCGGCACGGGCGGCCTGAAGATCGGCGCCGACTTTCTCAAAAAGATCAACCCCGCGGCCAAGGTCCTGATCAGCGACCCCAGCTGGGAAAACCACCGCGCCCTGTTCACCCAGGCCGGCTTCGTGGTCGAGTCCTACCCTTACTACGACGCGGCCAGCCGCGGCATCAACTTTGACGGCATGCTGGCGGCCCTCAACGCAGCGCCCGCCGGAACCATCGTGGTGCTGCATGCGTGCTGCCACAACCCGACGGGCTATGACATCACGCCCGCGCAGTGGGACCAGGTGATTGCGGCCGTCAAGGCCCGCCAGCTCACGCCCTTCCTCGACATGGCCTACCAGGGCTTTGGCCACGGCATCGCCGAGGACGGCGCGGTCATCGGCAAGTTCGTGGCGGCCGGCCTCGAGTTCTTCGTGTCCACCTCGTTCTCCAAGAGCTTCAGCCTGTATGGCGAGCGTGTCGGGGCGCTCAGCGTGCTGTGCCATGACAAGGAAGAATGCGGCCGGGTGCTGAGCCAGCTCAAGATCATGATCCGCACCAACTACAGCAACCCGCCCATCCACGGCGGCACGGTGGTGGCCATGGTGCTGAACACCCCCGAACTGCGGGCACTGTGGGAAAAGGAACTGGGCGACATGCGCCTGCGCATCAAGCAGATGCGCATTGCGCTGGTCGAAAAGCTCAAGGCCGCCGGCGTCAAGCAGGACATGGGCTTCATCACCGACCAGATCGGCATGTTCAGCTACTCGGGCCTGAGCAAGGACCAGATGGTCCGCCTGCGCAGCGAGTTTGGCGTCTATGGCACCGACACCGGCCGCATGTGCGTGGCCGCGCTCAACAGCAAGAACATCGACTACGTCTGCGAGTGCATCGCCAAGGTCATCTGA
- the uvrB gene encoding excinuclease ABC subunit UvrB — translation MPEIIEVIPEKQNGEFIRFPDSPFELFQPYPPAGDQPTAISQLVDGVRDGEVFQTLLGVTGSGKTFTMANVIARLGRPAIVFAPNKTLAAQLYSEFREFFPRNAVEYFVSYYDYYQPEAYVPQRDLFIEKDSSINEHIEQMRLSCTKSILERRDVVIVATVSAIYGIGEPESYHRMVMTLRAGDTAGQRDVIAQLIRMQYQRNDQDFTRGKFRVRGDTIDVFPAEHSELAIRIELFDDEVESLQLFDPLTGRIRQKIPRFTIYPSSHYVTPRDKVVAAVETIKIELDQRLKELVGMGKLVEAQRLEQRTRFDLEMLSEVGHCKGIENYTRHLSGAAPGDPPSTLTDYMPRDALMFLDESHQMIGQLSAMYNGDRARKTTLVEYGFRLPSALDNRPLKLEEFEQRMRQVVFVSATPAAYEQQHAGQVVEQLVRPTGLVDPEVEVRPATHQVDDVLQEIRIRVEKNERVLITTLTKRMAEQLTDYLSDNGVKVRYLHSDVDTVERVEILRDLRLGAFDVLVGINLLREGLDIPEVSLVAILDADKEGFLRAERSLIQTIGRAARNLNGRAILYADRMTDSMKKAIGETERRRVKQVAYNLQHGITPRSIVKQVRDLIDGVYSEKAGKEAEKLELQRAAVEDMSEKDIAREIKRLEKVMLEHARNLDFEKAARVRDQLARLKEQAFGAPGIDNIVPFPDAKRS, via the coding sequence ATGCCAGAAATCATTGAAGTCATTCCGGAAAAGCAAAACGGGGAGTTCATCCGCTTCCCCGACTCGCCGTTCGAGCTGTTCCAGCCCTATCCGCCGGCCGGCGACCAGCCCACCGCCATCAGTCAGCTGGTCGATGGCGTGCGCGACGGCGAGGTGTTCCAGACGCTGCTGGGCGTGACGGGCTCGGGCAAGACCTTCACCATGGCCAACGTGATCGCGCGGCTGGGCCGCCCGGCCATCGTGTTCGCGCCCAACAAGACGCTGGCCGCGCAGCTGTACAGCGAGTTCCGCGAGTTCTTCCCCAGGAACGCCGTGGAGTATTTCGTCAGCTACTACGACTACTACCAGCCCGAGGCCTATGTGCCCCAGCGCGACCTGTTCATCGAGAAGGACAGCTCGATCAACGAGCACATCGAGCAGATGCGCCTGAGCTGCACCAAGAGCATCCTGGAGCGGCGCGACGTGGTGATCGTGGCCACGGTGTCGGCCATCTACGGCATTGGCGAGCCCGAGAGCTACCACCGCATGGTGATGACGCTGCGCGCGGGCGACACGGCCGGGCAGCGCGATGTGATCGCCCAGCTCATCCGCATGCAGTACCAGCGCAACGACCAGGACTTCACGCGCGGCAAGTTCCGCGTGCGCGGCGACACCATCGACGTGTTCCCGGCCGAGCACAGCGAGCTGGCCATCCGCATCGAGCTGTTTGACGACGAGGTCGAGAGCCTGCAGCTGTTCGACCCGCTCACCGGGCGCATTCGCCAGAAGATCCCGCGCTTCACCATTTACCCGTCGAGCCACTACGTGACGCCGCGCGACAAGGTGGTGGCCGCCGTGGAGACCATCAAGATCGAGCTTGACCAGCGGCTCAAGGAACTGGTGGGCATGGGCAAGCTGGTGGAGGCGCAACGGCTGGAGCAGCGCACCCGGTTCGACCTTGAAATGCTCAGCGAAGTGGGGCACTGCAAGGGCATCGAGAACTACACCCGCCACCTGTCGGGCGCCGCGCCGGGCGATCCGCCCAGCACCCTGACGGACTACATGCCGCGCGACGCGCTGATGTTCCTGGACGAGAGCCACCAGATGATCGGCCAGCTCAGCGCCATGTACAACGGTGACCGGGCCCGCAAGACCACGCTGGTGGAATACGGCTTTCGCCTGCCCAGCGCGCTGGACAACCGGCCGCTCAAGCTCGAGGAGTTCGAGCAACGCATGCGCCAGGTGGTGTTTGTGTCGGCCACGCCCGCGGCCTACGAGCAGCAGCATGCGGGCCAGGTCGTGGAGCAGCTGGTGCGGCCCACCGGCCTGGTGGACCCCGAGGTCGAGGTGCGCCCCGCCACCCACCAGGTGGACGACGTGCTCCAGGAAATCCGCATCCGCGTCGAGAAAAACGAGCGCGTGCTGATCACCACGCTGACCAAGCGCATGGCCGAGCAACTGACCGATTACCTCAGCGACAACGGCGTCAAGGTGCGCTACCTGCACAGCGACGTGGACACCGTGGAGCGGGTGGAAATCCTGCGCGACCTGCGGCTGGGCGCCTTCGACGTGCTGGTGGGCATCAACCTGCTGCGCGAAGGGCTGGACATCCCCGAGGTGTCGCTGGTGGCCATACTGGACGCCGACAAGGAGGGCTTCCTGCGCGCCGAGCGCAGCCTGATCCAGACCATCGGGCGTGCCGCGCGCAACCTGAACGGGCGCGCCATCCTGTATGCGGACCGCATGACCGATTCCATGAAGAAGGCCATTGGCGAAACCGAGCGCCGCCGCGTCAAGCAGGTCGCCTACAACCTGCAGCATGGCATCACGCCGCGCAGCATCGTCAAGCAGGTGCGTGACCTGATCGACGGGGTCTACAGCGAAAAGGCCGGCAAGGAGGCCGAAAAGCTCGAGCTGCAGCGCGCGGCGGTCGAGGACATGAGCGAAAAGGACATCGCGCGCGAGATCAAGCGCCTTGAAAAGGTCATGTTGGAGCACGCCCGCAACCTGGACTTCGAAAAGGCCGCCCGGGTGCGCGACCAGCTCGCGCGGCTCAAGGAGCAGGCCTTCGGGGCGCCCGGCATCGACAACATCGTGCCTTTTCCGGACGCGAAGCGGTCCTGA
- the iscR gene encoding Fe-S cluster assembly transcriptional regulator IscR has product MRLTTKGRFAVTAMIDLALRQNNGPVTLAAISQRQQISLSYLEQLFGKLRRHELVESTRGPGGGYTLGRKAADITVADIIVSVDEPIDATQCGGKENCLGDGGRCMTHELWASLNQRMVEFLDSVSLQKLVDEQLAKGIQIEDKPAVKRAISSQPVVKPIRVNAPNSVFALGNAFAKS; this is encoded by the coding sequence ATGCGTCTCACAACCAAAGGCCGCTTCGCGGTCACCGCGATGATTGACCTGGCCCTGCGCCAGAACAACGGCCCCGTGACCCTGGCCGCGATCAGCCAGCGCCAGCAGATTTCCCTGTCCTACCTGGAACAGCTGTTTGGCAAGCTGCGCCGCCATGAGCTGGTCGAATCCACCCGGGGGCCAGGAGGCGGTTACACGCTCGGGCGCAAGGCGGCCGACATCACCGTGGCTGACATCATCGTTTCGGTGGATGAACCCATCGACGCCACCCAGTGCGGCGGCAAGGAAAACTGCCTGGGCGACGGCGGGCGCTGCATGACGCATGAGCTCTGGGCCTCGCTGAACCAGCGCATGGTCGAGTTCCTGGACTCCGTGAGCCTGCAGAAGCTGGTGGACGAGCAACTGGCCAAGGGCATCCAGATCGAGGACAAGCCCGCCGTGAAGCGCGCCATCTCCAGCCAGCCCGTGGTCAAGCCGATCCGCGTGAATGCGCCCAACTCGGTGTTTGCGCTGGGCAATGCATTCGCCAAGTCCTGA
- a CDS encoding IscS subfamily cysteine desulfurase has translation MDATPHFPIYMDYSATNPCDPRVVDAMIPWLREHFGNPASRSHAWGWEAEAAVERARGQVADLIGADPREIVWTSGATESNNLALKGAAHFYKTKGKHLITVKTEHKAVLDTMRELERQGFEVTYLDVQEDGLLSLDVLKAAIRPDTILVSVMFVNNEIGVIQDIPAIGALCREKGIVFHVDAAQATGRVDIDLASLPVDLMSLTSHKTYGPKGIGALFVRRKPRVRIEAQMHGGGHERGMRSGTLPTHQCVGMGEAYRIAKAEMHEENKRIRALHDRMLKGLQDIEQVFINGHADRRVPHNLNMSFNFVEGESLIMGIKGLAVSSGSACTSASLEPSYVLRALGRSDELAHSSLRMTIGRWTTEEEIDYAVSTIRANVAKLRDLSPLWEMYQDGVDISSIQWTAH, from the coding sequence ATGGACGCCACTCCCCACTTTCCCATCTACATGGACTACAGCGCCACCAACCCGTGCGATCCGCGGGTGGTGGATGCCATGATCCCCTGGTTGCGCGAGCATTTCGGCAACCCGGCCTCGCGCAGCCACGCCTGGGGCTGGGAGGCTGAGGCCGCCGTCGAAAGGGCCCGCGGCCAGGTGGCCGACCTGATCGGCGCCGACCCGCGCGAGATTGTCTGGACCTCCGGCGCGACCGAGTCCAACAACCTCGCGCTCAAGGGGGCGGCCCATTTTTACAAGACCAAGGGCAAGCATCTGATCACGGTCAAGACCGAGCACAAGGCCGTGCTGGACACCATGCGCGAGCTGGAGCGCCAGGGCTTTGAAGTGACCTACCTTGATGTCCAGGAAGACGGCCTGTTGAGCCTGGACGTGCTCAAGGCAGCCATCCGCCCCGACACCATCCTGGTCAGCGTCATGTTCGTCAACAACGAAATCGGCGTGATCCAGGACATCCCGGCCATCGGCGCGCTGTGCCGCGAAAAGGGCATCGTCTTCCACGTGGACGCGGCCCAGGCCACGGGCCGGGTGGATATCGACCTGGCCTCGCTGCCGGTGGACCTGATGAGCCTGACCTCGCACAAGACCTATGGGCCCAAGGGCATCGGGGCGCTGTTCGTGCGGCGCAAGCCGCGCGTGCGCATCGAGGCGCAAATGCACGGCGGCGGCCACGAGCGCGGCATGCGTTCGGGCACGCTGCCCACCCACCAGTGCGTGGGCATGGGCGAGGCCTACCGCATCGCCAAGGCCGAGATGCACGAGGAAAACAAGCGCATCCGTGCCCTGCACGACCGCATGCTCAAGGGCCTGCAGGACATCGAGCAGGTGTTCATCAACGGCCATGCCGACAGGCGCGTGCCGCACAACCTCAACATGAGCTTCAACTTTGTTGAGGGCGAATCGCTGATCATGGGCATCAAGGGCCTGGCCGTCTCGTCGGGCTCGGCCTGCACCTCGGCCTCGCTCGAGCCCAGTTATGTGCTGCGCGCCCTGGGCCGCAGCGACGAACTGGCCCACAGCAGCCTGCGCATGACCATCGGCCGCTGGACCACCGAGGAAGAAATCGACTACGCCGTCTCCACCATCCGTGCCAACGTCGCCAAGCTGCGCGACCTGAGCCCGCTGTGGGAGATGTACCAGGACGGGGTGGACATCAGTTCCATCCAGTGGACCGCTCATTGA
- the iscU gene encoding Fe-S cluster assembly scaffold IscU — MAYSEKVVDHYENPRNVGSFDKGDDSVGTGMVGAPACGDVMKLQIKVNPQTGVIEDARFKTYGCGSAIASSSLVTEWVKGKTLDEAAALKNSQIAEELALPPVKIHCSILAEDAIKAAVDDYKKKHVAVAVH, encoded by the coding sequence ATGGCTTACTCCGAAAAAGTTGTTGATCACTACGAAAACCCCCGCAACGTCGGCTCCTTCGACAAGGGCGACGATTCCGTGGGCACCGGCATGGTGGGCGCCCCGGCCTGCGGCGACGTGATGAAGCTGCAGATCAAGGTGAACCCGCAAACCGGCGTCATTGAAGACGCGCGCTTCAAGACCTACGGCTGTGGCTCGGCCATTGCCTCCAGCTCGCTCGTGACCGAGTGGGTCAAGGGCAAGACGCTGGACGAGGCCGCAGCGCTGAAGAACAGCCAGATCGCCGAGGAACTGGCGCTGCCGCCGGTCAAGATCCATTGCTCGATCCTGGCCGAGGACGCCATCAAGGCCGCCGTGGACGACTACAAGAAGAAGCACGTCGCGGTCGCTGTTCACTGA
- the iscA gene encoding iron-sulfur cluster assembly protein IscA → MAISLTEAAARHVSRYLSKRGKGVGVRLGVKTTGCSGLAYKLEYVDDMAPEDVVFENHGVKVLIDPKSLAYIDGTELDFVREGLNEGFKFNNPNERDRCGCGESFRV, encoded by the coding sequence ATGGCGATTTCCCTGACAGAAGCCGCGGCCCGGCACGTCTCGCGTTACCTGTCCAAGCGCGGCAAGGGCGTGGGCGTGCGGCTGGGCGTGAAGACCACCGGCTGCTCCGGCCTGGCCTACAAGCTCGAGTATGTGGACGACATGGCGCCCGAGGACGTGGTGTTCGAGAACCACGGCGTCAAGGTGCTGATCGACCCCAAGAGCCTGGCCTACATCGATGGCACCGAGCTCGATTTCGTGCGCGAGGGCCTCAACGAGGGCTTCAAGTTCAACAACCCCAATGAGCGCGACCGCTGTGGTTGCGGCGAGTCCTTCAGGGTTTGA
- the hscB gene encoding Fe-S protein assembly co-chaperone HscB, which yields MNLQSTDFELFDVPARFAQDRAALDARWKELQREAHPDRFAAQGEAAQRLALQWSVRINEAYQRLKDPLRRAAYLCELQGAPINAENNTAMPAAFLMEQMQWREALDEAGTAVELDALDDTLRASRAEALRQLEDLLDTRRDYPRAAQQVRALMFIERFAHDVEARIDQLGQ from the coding sequence ATGAACCTCCAGTCCACCGATTTCGAGCTGTTTGACGTGCCGGCCCGGTTTGCCCAGGACCGGGCCGCGCTGGACGCGCGCTGGAAAGAGCTGCAGCGCGAAGCGCACCCCGACCGGTTTGCGGCGCAAGGCGAAGCGGCCCAGCGGCTGGCGCTGCAGTGGTCGGTGCGCATCAACGAGGCTTACCAGCGCCTGAAGGACCCGCTGCGGCGCGCGGCCTACCTGTGCGAGCTGCAGGGCGCGCCCATCAACGCCGAGAACAACACCGCCATGCCCGCTGCGTTCCTCATGGAGCAGATGCAGTGGCGCGAGGCGCTGGACGAGGCGGGCACGGCCGTCGAGCTCGACGCGCTGGACGACACGCTGAGGGCCTCGCGCGCTGAAGCGCTGCGGCAGCTTGAAGACCTGCTTGACACCCGGCGCGACTACCCGCGCGCTGCCCAGCAGGTCAGGGCGCTGATGTTCATCGAGCGCTTTGCCCATGACGTCGAAGCGCGCATTGACCAACTGGGACAATAG
- the hscA gene encoding Fe-S protein assembly chaperone HscA, whose amino-acid sequence MALLQISEPGQSPDPHQRRVAVGIDLGTTHSLVAAVRNGVAECLPDAQGRVILPSVVRYLENNGRQIGHDAVDAASADPENTIASAKRFMGRGLADIEGREKLPYRFVDKPGMLALQTRAGEKSPVEVSAEILATLRHRAEDTFNDDLYGAVITVPAYFDDAQRQATKDAAQLAGIHVLRLINEPTAAAIAYGLDNASEGIYAVYDLGGGTFDISILRMSKGVFEVMATGGDSALGGDDYDRALADWVQEKAGARAATPGDKAALKQAARVAKEALSATNSVALSARLSGTPIDFDLTSADFEAATAALTARTLAAVRKALRDARLGKDDIRGVVMVGGSTRMPQIQRAVAEFFGRPPLVNLNPDEVVALGAAIQANQLAGNDTAGDLLLLDVIPLSLGIETMGGLVERIVPRNETIPTAKAQDFTTYKDGQTALALHVVQGERDLVADCRSLARFELRGIPPMAAGAARIRVTFTVDADGLLSVNAREQGSGVEARIDVKPSYGLSDEQIAAMLQDSFSTAEQDMKARALVEARVDADRMLLATQSALAADGDLLDAAQRAEVEALMDQLRRTMAQQPEAAAIEAATKALADGTESFAARRMNQGIQKALSGRRVESI is encoded by the coding sequence ATGGCATTGCTTCAGATTTCAGAACCCGGACAGTCCCCCGATCCGCACCAGCGGCGCGTCGCGGTCGGCATCGACCTGGGCACCACCCATTCGCTGGTGGCTGCCGTGCGCAACGGCGTGGCCGAATGCCTGCCCGATGCGCAGGGCCGCGTGATCCTGCCCTCGGTGGTGCGCTACCTTGAGAACAATGGCCGCCAGATCGGCCATGACGCCGTGGACGCGGCTTCCGCCGACCCGGAAAACACCATTGCCTCGGCCAAGCGCTTCATGGGCCGGGGCCTGGCCGACATCGAGGGCCGCGAGAAGCTGCCCTACCGCTTCGTGGACAAGCCCGGCATGCTGGCCCTGCAGACCCGCGCCGGCGAGAAGTCGCCCGTGGAAGTCAGCGCAGAGATCCTCGCCACGCTGCGCCACCGGGCCGAGGACACCTTCAACGACGACCTGTATGGCGCGGTGATCACGGTGCCCGCGTATTTTGACGACGCGCAGCGCCAGGCCACCAAGGACGCGGCCCAGCTGGCCGGCATCCACGTGCTGCGCCTGATCAACGAGCCCACGGCGGCCGCCATTGCCTATGGCCTGGACAACGCGAGCGAGGGCATCTACGCGGTCTACGACCTGGGCGGCGGCACCTTCGACATCTCCATCCTGCGCATGAGCAAGGGCGTGTTCGAGGTCATGGCCACCGGCGGCGACTCGGCGCTGGGCGGCGACGACTACGACCGCGCGCTGGCCGACTGGGTGCAGGAAAAAGCCGGCGCCCGCGCCGCGACGCCCGGCGACAAGGCCGCGCTCAAGCAGGCGGCCCGGGTGGCCAAGGAGGCCCTGTCTGCTACCAATTCAGTAGCACTCAGTGCCCGCCTGTCGGGGACTCCCATTGATTTTGACCTGACATCGGCCGATTTCGAGGCCGCCACGGCGGCGCTGACCGCGCGCACCCTTGCCGCAGTGCGCAAGGCCTTGCGCGATGCGCGGCTGGGCAAGGACGACATCCGGGGCGTGGTGATGGTCGGGGGCTCCACGCGCATGCCTCAAATCCAGCGTGCGGTGGCCGAGTTCTTCGGGCGCCCGCCGCTGGTCAACCTCAACCCCGATGAGGTCGTGGCGCTGGGCGCGGCGATCCAGGCCAACCAGCTGGCCGGCAATGACACCGCCGGCGACCTGCTGCTGCTGGACGTGATCCCGCTGTCGCTGGGCATTGAGACCATGGGCGGCCTGGTGGAGCGCATCGTGCCGCGCAACGAAACCATCCCGACCGCCAAGGCGCAGGACTTCACCACCTACAAGGACGGCCAGACCGCGCTGGCGCTGCACGTGGTGCAGGGCGAGCGCGACCTGGTGGCCGACTGCCGCAGCCTGGCGCGCTTCGAGCTGCGCGGCATTCCGCCGATGGCGGCGGGCGCGGCGCGCATCCGCGTGACCTTCACCGTGGATGCCGACGGCCTGCTCAGCGTCAATGCGCGCGAGCAGGGCAGTGGCGTGGAGGCGCGCATCGACGTCAAGCCGTCGTACGGCCTGTCGGACGAGCAGATTGCCGCGATGCTGCAGGACAGTTTTTCCACCGCCGAGCAGGACATGAAGGCGCGCGCCCTGGTCGAGGCCCGGGTTGATGCCGACCGCATGCTGCTGGCCACGCAAAGCGCGCTGGCGGCCGACGGGGACCTGCTTGACGCGGCTCAGCGCGCCGAAGTCGAGGCCTTGATGGACCAACTGCGCAGGACAATGGCCCAGCAGCCCGAGGCTGCCGCGATCGAGGCCGCCACCAAGGCCCTGGCCGATGGCACCGAGTCCTTTGCCGCCCGGCGCATGAACCAGGGCATCCAGAAGGCGCTGTCCGGGCGCCGTGTCGAATCGATCTGA
- the fdx gene encoding ISC system 2Fe-2S type ferredoxin: MPVIRILPHPEYCPQGAEVTAPAGTSICEALLDNHINIEHACDMSCACTTCHVVVREGFGSLNELDENEEDLLDRAWGLEPHSRLSCQAILAQSDVVVEIPKYSINHAKENH, encoded by the coding sequence ATGCCCGTCATCCGGATTCTTCCCCACCCAGAATATTGCCCCCAGGGCGCCGAAGTCACGGCGCCCGCCGGCACCTCGATCTGCGAGGCGCTGCTGGACAACCACATCAACATCGAGCATGCCTGTGACATGAGCTGTGCCTGCACCACCTGCCACGTGGTGGTGCGCGAAGGCTTTGGCTCGCTCAACGAGCTGGACGAGAACGAGGAAGACCTGCTGGACCGCGCCTGGGGCCTGGAGCCCCATTCACGCCTGAGCTGTCAGGCCATCCTGGCGCAAAGCGATGTGGTGGTCGAGATCCCCAAGTACTCCATCAACCACGCCAAGGAAAACCACTAG
- a CDS encoding glucose 1-dehydrogenase, which translates to MFNLDGKVALVTGGNGGIGLAMATGLARAGAAVVIAGRNAAKSARAVEQLRAAGAQADALQADVSDEASVTALMAACVARHGRLDVLINNAGTTVRKLPQDLSLEEWRHVMDTNLTSAFVCARAAWPHLKSAGGGKVINIGSMLSIFGAPYASAYGASKGGIVQLTRSLAAAWAGDGIQVNAVLPGWIDTELTQGAREQVQGLYERVLARTPAGRWGQPDDLAGIAVFLASSASDFVTGTAIPVDGGYSIA; encoded by the coding sequence ATGTTCAATCTCGACGGAAAAGTGGCCCTGGTCACGGGCGGCAACGGCGGCATCGGCCTGGCCATGGCCACCGGGCTGGCACGCGCCGGCGCGGCCGTGGTCATCGCGGGCCGCAATGCCGCCAAGTCGGCCCGCGCGGTGGAGCAGCTCAGGGCCGCGGGTGCCCAGGCCGACGCGCTGCAGGCCGATGTCAGCGACGAAGCCTCGGTGACGGCGCTGATGGCGGCCTGCGTCGCGCGCCACGGCCGGCTCGACGTGCTCATCAACAACGCCGGCACCACCGTGCGCAAGCTGCCGCAGGACCTGAGCCTGGAAGAATGGCGCCACGTCATGGACACCAACCTCACCAGCGCCTTTGTCTGCGCCCGGGCGGCCTGGCCGCACCTCAAGAGCGCGGGCGGCGGCAAGGTGATCAACATCGGCTCGATGCTGTCGATCTTTGGCGCACCTTATGCCTCGGCCTACGGTGCCAGCAAGGGCGGCATTGTGCAGCTCACGCGCTCGCTGGCGGCGGCCTGGGCCGGCGACGGCATCCAGGTCAATGCCGTGCTGCCCGGCTGGATCGACACCGAGCTCACGCAGGGCGCGCGCGAGCAGGTTCAGGGCCTGTACGAGCGGGTGCTGGCGCGCACCCCGGCCGGCCGCTGGGGCCAGCCCGATGATCTGGCGGGCATTGCGGTGTTTCTCGCGAGCAGCGCGTCGGACTTTGTCACCGGCACGGCCATCCCGGTGGACGGCGGCTATTCCATCGCCTAG
- the dnaQ gene encoding DNA polymerase III subunit epsilon: MRQIVLDTETTGLSAEGGDRIIEVGCVELLNRKLTGNNKHFYLNPERDSHEDALKVHGISNEFLRDKPKFKAVADELMDYLGGAEIIIHNAAFDVSFLNKELELIGKPPFRSYVGSVTDTLVMAKEMYPGKRNSLDALCDRLGVDNSGRTLHGALLDAELLADVYINLTRGQDALLIDVATHDNATSTLVRVDLRSFTLPVIAASEQELAAHEEVLKQLDKACGGAAVWRSASSMA, translated from the coding sequence ATGCGCCAGATCGTTCTTGACACTGAAACCACGGGCCTGTCCGCCGAGGGCGGGGACCGCATCATTGAAGTCGGCTGCGTCGAGCTGCTCAACCGCAAGCTCACCGGCAACAACAAGCATTTCTACCTCAACCCCGAGCGCGACAGCCACGAGGACGCGCTCAAGGTCCACGGCATCAGCAACGAGTTCCTGCGCGACAAGCCCAAATTCAAGGCCGTGGCCGATGAACTCATGGACTACCTGGGCGGCGCCGAGATCATCATCCACAACGCGGCGTTCGATGTGAGCTTCCTGAACAAGGAGCTTGAGCTGATCGGCAAGCCGCCGTTTCGCAGCTACGTGGGCAGTGTCACCGACACCCTGGTCATGGCCAAGGAGATGTACCCGGGCAAGCGCAACAGCCTGGACGCGCTGTGCGACCGGCTGGGCGTGGACAATTCGGGCCGCACCCTGCACGGCGCGCTGCTGGACGCGGAGCTGCTGGCCGACGTGTACATCAACCTCACGCGTGGCCAGGATGCGCTGCTGATCGACGTGGCCACGCACGACAACGCGACCAGCACGCTGGTGCGGGTGGACCTGCGCAGCTTCACGCTGCCGGTGATCGCCGCCAGCGAGCAGGAACTGGCCGCGCATGAAGAGGTGCTCAAGCAGCTGGACAAGGCCTGCGGCGGCGCAGCCGTCTGGCGCTCCGCCAGTTCTATGGCATAA